The genome window TTAAAGACACCTCATTAGCCTATGTTGTTGGTGTTGCGGAGCTTTCTTTCTTAGCAACCCAAGTGAACAACCGTGAAATGGTTTATCCTCTCGAAGTTTTCTTATTCGTTGCATTTATTTATTTTGTGATGTGCTTTGCGGTAGAAATTATTGCGAATAGAGTGGCGAAAAAGCTCAGTGCACAGCATCAACCCCAAAAACTGGCTGCGAAACATCGTTTATTGTTTTGGCGTCGACAAAAATTGTTAGCACTTTCCTAAATCAAAAGTGGTGGTGAAATACCCACCATTTTTTCACTCCACTATTTTGGGTTATTTTTATTATTTCATCTTGGCGTATCAGTTAGTTAGGACATTTTGGCTCCTTGCAGTTTACGCAATCGTTTTCTTTTGTGGTTTTTAATTGTAGTATAGGGCGAAAAAAACTTTTTTTGGGCGCAATATCTAATGAGTAATCAATCTTCTAGCTCGGCACAACCGCAGGGCTTGTTTCAGCGTGTTTTTAAATTGCAAGAGCACGGCACGACAGCACGGACAGAAGTTGTTGCAGGCTTCACCACCTTCCTGACGATGGTATATATCGTCTTTGTTAACCCTCAAATACTCTCAGTTGCAGGCATGGACATCAAAGCCGTGTTTGTGACCACCTGTTTAATTGCGGCAATTGGTAGCATTTTAATGGGGCTACTGGCAAATTTACCGATTGCTGTTGCACCCGCGATGGGCTTGAATGCCTTTTTTGCTTTTGTTGTTGTAGGGGCGATGGGGTATTCATGGGAAGTTGCTATGGGCGCCGTATTTTGGGGGGCTGTCGGCTTATTTATTCTGACATTATTCCGCATACGTTATTGGATTATCGCCAACATTCCTTTGAGTCTTCGCGTCGGGATCACCAGTGGTATCGGCCTATTTATTGCGATGATGGGGCTGAAAAACTCCGGTATTATTGTCGCTAACCCAGATACACTAGTTTCTATCGGTAATTTGACTCACCATAATGTTTGGCTGGGAGCTCTCGGGTTCTTTATTATTGCCATCTTAGCAGCTCGTAATATTCATGCCGCAGTATTAGTTTCTATTGCAGTGACCACTTTGATTGGTCTGGCTCTGGGAGATGTGAAATATTCTGGGATATTCTCAATGCCGCCAAGTATCACGAGTGTCGTGGGGCAGGTTGATTTCTCTGGTTCTTTAGATTTAGCGTTATCCGGTGTGATTTTTGCCTTTATGCTAGTCAACTTGTTTGATTCATCAGGTACCATGATTGGGGTGACTGACAAGGCGGGTATCACCAATGAACGCGGTACTTTCCCTCGTATGAAACAAGCGCTATATGTAGACAGCTTGAGTTCTGTCGCAGGTTCAGCGATGGGAACATCTTCAGTCACCGCATATATTGAAAGTTCTTCAGGTGTTTCTGTTGGTGGGCGTACAGGTTTAACCGCGATTGTCGTTGGTATTTTATTCCTATTGACTATGTTTATCTCACCTCTTGCAGGCATGGTGCCAGCTTATGCAACTGCGGGAGCCTTGATTTACGTGGGCGTGCTGATGACTTCAAGCCTAACTCGCGTGAAATGGGATGACTTAACTGAGTCTGTACCCGCATTTATTACCGCAGTGATGATGCCATTTAGTTTCTCGATTACTGAAGGTATTGCGTTGGGCTTTATTGCTTACTGTGCAATGAAAATTGGTACCGGACGCTGGCGTGATCTGGGTTTGTGTGTGATTTTAGTCGCGGCGATGTTCCTACTCAAAATGATTCTAGTCGATGCCTAAAATGTGCTTCATATTTTGAACTGTAGCGGTGTTGGCTGCGTTTGCTAACCCTAGTCACATACTTTTGTATGCTCCTAGGGATTAGCAATTCTTGCCGCCTTGCTACAGCTCAAACTATTTAGCGCATTAATCTTCGTCATACTTCAAGCTGTGGCGTTGTTGCCTACACTTGGTTACTCGGGTCACATACTTGTGTATGCTCCCCGAGATAACCTCGTTTGGCGCCTAGCCACAACTTGAATTATTTAGAATATTGCTCAAGATGACTCTCTATTTTCTGTCCTCAGACGATACAGCTATTTAGAGCATTGGAACGTTTAGGCAACTAAGTGATCATTTTCTGTAGGTAAAGCTATTTAGAAGATTAATACCCCCTCATATGGCTCTTCCTTTTTGTTGCTTGCATGCAACAAAAATTATTTAAGGTATAATCATTAAAGTACTATTGCGAAGGCAGGGTGGAGTAAAAAATCCGCTGAAATTGCAAACTAGTGCTTTCCCCCTTTATGGGATCCTGCTAGATTTCGCAGCAGAAACTGACTTTATCAAGGTATCAGACCATGAATGCACCAAAAAAAGCGGCTGCTAAGCCAAAGAAAAAATACCGTAAAACTAAAGAAGAGATAAATGCGGAAGGCCGTGAGCGTAAGCGTGAGAAAAAACATCGCGGTCATAAGTCTGGCAGCCGTTATGTAGAACAGGCTTCTAATAGGCAAAATGGTGGGCAAAATACTTCAACCGACCCACGTTTAGGTAGCAAAAAGCCAGTGCCTTTAATTGTGGATGAAAAACAGGTCACGAAACCTGCGGTTGAGAAAAAACAGCCAGCTGTTAAAGAAAAACTGACACCAGAAAAAGAGCTGGAAATGCTGGAAAGCGATGACCGTTTAGATAGCATTTTGGCACGCCTAGAAGATGGCGAAACCATCACGGCGCAAGAACAAGAATATGTTGATACTTGTTTAGACCGTATCGATGAGCTGATGAATATTCTCGGTATTGAATATAGCGAAGAAGAAGAGGAAGAAGACGAAGAAAAACTTGATGACATTATGCGC of Providencia rettgeri contains these proteins:
- the purP gene encoding Probable adenine permease PurP, which codes for MSNQSSSSAQPQGLFQRVFKLQEHGTTARTEVVAGFTTFLTMVYIVFVNPQILSVAGMDIKAVFVTTCLIAAIGSILMGLLANLPIAVAPAMGLNAFFAFVVVGAMGYSWEVAMGAVFWGAVGLFILTLFRIRYWIIANIPLSLRVGITSGIGLFIAMMGLKNSGIIVANPDTLVSIGNLTHHNVWLGALGFFIIAILAARNIHAAVLVSIAVTTLIGLALGDVKYSGIFSMPPSITSVVGQVDFSGSLDLALSGVIFAFMLVNLFDSSGTMIGVTDKAGITNERGTFPRMKQALYVDSLSSVAGSAMGTSSVTAYIESSSGVSVGGRTGLTAIVVGILFLLTMFISPLAGMVPAYATAGALIYVGVLMTSSLTRVKWDDLTESVPAFITAVMMPFSFSITEGIALGFIAYCAMKIGTGRWRDLGLCVILVAAMFLLKMILVDA
- the yihI gene encoding Der GTPase-activating protein YihI codes for the protein MNAPKKAAAKPKKKYRKTKEEINAEGRERKREKKHRGHKSGSRYVEQASNRQNGGQNTSTDPRLGSKKPVPLIVDEKQVTKPAVEKKQPAVKEKLTPEKELEMLESDDRLDSILARLEDGETITAQEQEYVDTCLDRIDELMNILGIEYSEEEEEEDEEKLDDIMRILKSK